Proteins encoded in a region of the Delphinus delphis chromosome 13, mDelDel1.2, whole genome shotgun sequence genome:
- the RPLP0 gene encoding large ribosomal subunit protein uL10 has protein sequence MPREDRATWKSNYFLKIIQLLDDYPKCFIVGADNVGSKQMQQIRMSLRGKAVVLMGKNTMMRKAIRGHLENNPALEKLLPHIRGNVGFVFTKEDLTEIRDMLLANKVPAAARAGAIAPCEVTVPAQNTGLGPEKTSFFQALGITTKISRGTIEILSDVQLIKTGDKVGASEATLLNMLNISPFSFGLVIQQVFDSGSIYNPEVLDITEETLHSRFLEGVRNVASICLQIGYPTVASVPHSIISGYKRVLALSVETDYTFPLAEKVKAFLADPSAFVAAAPVAAASTAAPAAAAAAPAKVEAKEESEESDEDMGFGLFD, from the exons ATGCCCAGGGAAGACAGGGCGACCTGGAAGTCCAATTACTTCCTTAAGATCATC CAACTTCTGGATGATTATCCGAAATGCTTCATTGTGGGAGCAGACAATGTGGGCTCCAAGCAGATGCAGCAGATCCGCATGTCTCTCCGAGGGAAGGCCGTGGTACTGATGGGCAAAAATACAATGATGCGCAAGGCCATCCGAGGGCATCTGGAAAACAACCCAGCTTTGGAGAA ACTGTTGCCTCACATCCGGGGGAACGTGGGCTTTGTGTTCACCAAGGAGGACCTCACTGAGATCAGGGACATGCTGCTGGCCAATAAG GTGCCAGCTGCCGCCCGTGCTGGTGCCATAGCCCCATGCGAAGTCACTGTGCCTGCCCAGAACACTGGTCTGGGGCCTGAGAAGACCTCCTTCTTCCAGGCTTTAGGCATCACCACTAAAATCTCCAGGGGCACCATCGAAATCCTG AGTGATGTGCAGCTGATTAAGACTGGAGACAAAGTGGGAGCCAGTGAAGCCACGTTGCTGAACATGCTGAacatctcccccttctcctttggGCTGGTCATCCAGCAGGTGTTTGACAGTGGCAGCATCTATAACCCTGAAGTACTTGACATCACAGAGGAAACTCTGCATTCTCGCTTCCTGGAG ggTGTCCGCAATGTTGCCAGCATATGTCTGCAGATTGGTTACCCAACTGTTGCATCTGTACCCCATTCTATCATCAGTGGGTACAAGCGGGTCCTGGCTTTGTCTGTGGAGACTGATTACACCTTCCCACTTGCTGAAAag GTCAAGGCCTTCTTGGCTGATCCATCTGCATTTGTGGCTGCTGCCCCTGTGGCAGCTGCCAGCactgctgctcctgctgctgctgccgcagCCCCAGCCAAGGTTGAAGCAAAGGAAGAGTCGGAGGAGTCGGATGAGGACATGGGATTTGGTCTCTTTGACTAA